From Novosphingobium resinovorum, the proteins below share one genomic window:
- a CDS encoding catalase, with amino-acid sequence MHGSNSDEPKCPYGHGAATPLTTQFGAPVVDNSNSYTAGPRGPLLMQDVWLIEKLANLNREVIPERRMHAKGSGAFGTFTVTGDVSKYTRAKFLAEKGKQTELFARFTTVAGERGAADAERDIRGFAVKFYTEEGNWDMVGNNTPVFFVRDPRHFADLNKAVKRDPRTNMRSAQNNWDFWTLLPEAFHQVTYVMGDRGIPKSYRHMDGFSSHTYSFYNEAGERFWVKWHFKTQQGHAHLTDAEAAEVVAGDRESNQRDLYEAIERGEFPKWKVMVQIMDEAEAETCGFHPFDLTKVWSQKVYPLIEVGMMELNRNPENFFADVEQSAFSPSNLVPGIGVSPDKMLQARLFAYSDAQRYRLGVNHHQIPVNAARCPVFNNHRDGQGRVDGNYGGLLHYHPNSFDQWQGQPEFREPPLRLSGAADFWNFREDDDDYYSQPRALFQLMDDAQKERLFGNTARAMGDAPDFIKQRHIDNATRCDPAYGAGLAAALGMSVSTELSPVPELAD; translated from the coding sequence ATGCACGGATCCAACTCAGACGAGCCCAAGTGCCCTTACGGCCACGGCGCCGCTACCCCGCTGACCACGCAGTTCGGCGCTCCGGTCGTCGACAACTCCAACTCCTACACCGCCGGGCCGCGCGGGCCCCTGCTGATGCAGGACGTCTGGCTGATCGAGAAGCTGGCCAACCTCAACCGCGAAGTGATCCCCGAGCGTCGCATGCACGCCAAGGGTTCGGGCGCATTCGGCACCTTCACCGTCACCGGTGACGTCTCGAAGTACACCCGCGCGAAGTTCCTCGCCGAAAAGGGCAAGCAGACCGAGCTGTTCGCCCGCTTCACCACCGTCGCCGGAGAGCGCGGCGCGGCCGATGCCGAGCGCGACATTCGCGGCTTCGCGGTGAAGTTCTACACCGAGGAAGGCAACTGGGACATGGTCGGCAACAACACGCCGGTCTTCTTCGTGCGTGATCCCCGCCATTTCGCCGATCTCAATAAAGCGGTGAAGCGCGATCCGCGCACCAACATGCGCAGCGCGCAGAACAACTGGGACTTCTGGACCCTGCTGCCCGAAGCCTTCCACCAGGTCACTTACGTGATGGGCGATCGCGGCATCCCCAAGTCGTACCGCCACATGGACGGCTTCTCCAGCCACACCTACTCGTTCTACAACGAGGCGGGTGAGCGGTTCTGGGTGAAGTGGCACTTCAAAACCCAACAGGGCCACGCGCACCTGACCGACGCCGAAGCCGCCGAAGTCGTCGCCGGCGACCGCGAGAGCAACCAGCGCGATCTCTACGAGGCGATCGAGCGCGGCGAGTTCCCGAAGTGGAAGGTCATGGTCCAGATCATGGACGAGGCCGAGGCCGAGACGTGCGGCTTCCATCCCTTCGACCTCACCAAGGTCTGGTCGCAGAAGGTCTATCCGCTGATCGAGGTCGGCATGATGGAGCTGAACCGCAATCCGGAGAACTTCTTCGCGGACGTGGAGCAGAGCGCCTTCAGCCCGTCCAACCTTGTCCCCGGCATCGGCGTCTCGCCCGACAAGATGCTGCAGGCCCGCCTGTTCGCCTATTCGGACGCGCAGCGGTATCGTCTGGGGGTCAACCACCACCAGATCCCGGTGAACGCAGCGCGCTGCCCGGTGTTCAACAACCACCGCGACGGCCAGGGCCGGGTCGACGGGAACTACGGCGGACTGCTGCACTACCACCCGAACTCGTTCGACCAGTGGCAGGGCCAGCCCGAATTCCGCGAGCCCCCCTTGCGCCTCTCGGGCGCTGCCGACTTCTGGAACTTCCGCGAGGATGACGACGACTACTACAGCCAGCCGCGCGCGCTGTTCCAGCTGATGGACGATGCGCAGAAGGAGCGCCTGTTCGGCAACACCGCGCGCGCCATGGGCGACGCGCCGGACTTCATCAAGCAGCGCCACATCGACAATGCCACCCGCTGCGATCCGGCTTACGGTGCGGGCCTGGCGGCTGCGCTGGGGATGAGCGTGAGCACCGAACTCTCGCCGGTGCCCGAACTGGCAGACTGA
- a CDS encoding NAD(P)H-dependent flavin oxidoreductase produces MTAFTKTSALMARGCEFLGTETAILCGAMSWVSERNLVSAISNAGGFGVIACGAMTPELLDTEIAATKALTSKPFGVNLITMHPMLFDLIDVCAKHGVTHVVLAGGIPPKGSVEAIKANGAKVICFAPTLALGKKLLRSGADALVIEGSEAGGHIGPVSTSVLAQEILPSLAADNLVFVAGGIGRGEAIAGYLEMGAAGVQLGTRFACASESIAHEAFKKAFFRASARDAVASVQVDPRLPVIPVRALKNKGTEEFTAKQIEVARLLDAGEVDMGEAQLKIEHFWAGALRRAVIDGDVESGSIMAGQSVGMVGKEEPVAEIIAALMAESEAALTNRGAVAA; encoded by the coding sequence ATGACCGCCTTCACCAAGACTTCCGCGCTGATGGCGCGCGGCTGCGAATTCCTCGGCACCGAGACCGCCATCCTGTGCGGCGCCATGTCCTGGGTTTCCGAGCGCAACCTCGTCTCCGCGATCAGCAACGCGGGCGGCTTCGGCGTGATCGCCTGCGGGGCGATGACCCCGGAACTGCTCGACACCGAGATCGCCGCCACCAAGGCGCTGACGTCCAAGCCCTTCGGCGTGAACCTCATCACCATGCACCCAATGCTGTTCGACCTGATCGACGTCTGCGCGAAGCACGGCGTGACGCATGTGGTGCTTGCGGGCGGCATTCCGCCCAAGGGCAGCGTCGAGGCGATCAAGGCCAATGGCGCCAAGGTCATCTGCTTCGCGCCCACGCTGGCGCTGGGCAAGAAACTGCTGCGCTCGGGCGCGGACGCGCTGGTGATCGAGGGTTCGGAAGCGGGCGGCCACATCGGCCCCGTCTCCACCTCGGTGCTGGCGCAGGAAATCCTGCCGAGCCTCGCCGCCGACAACCTCGTGTTCGTCGCGGGGGGCATCGGCCGGGGCGAGGCGATCGCCGGATACCTGGAGATGGGCGCGGCCGGCGTGCAGCTTGGCACCCGCTTCGCCTGCGCCAGCGAATCGATCGCCCATGAAGCGTTCAAGAAGGCGTTCTTCCGCGCCTCGGCCCGCGATGCGGTGGCATCGGTGCAGGTCGATCCGCGCCTGCCGGTAATCCCGGTGCGCGCGCTCAAGAACAAGGGCACCGAGGAGTTCACCGCCAAGCAGATCGAAGTCGCGCGCCTACTGGACGCGGGCGAGGTCGACATGGGCGAGGCGCAGCTCAAGATCGAGCACTTCTGGGCCGGCGCGCTGCGCCGCGCGGTGATCGACGGCGACGTCGAGAGCGGCTCGATCATGGCGGGCCAGTCGGTCGGCATGGTCGGCAAGGAGGAGCCGGTGGCCGAGATCATCGCCGCGCTCATGGCCGAGAGCGAGGCCGCGCTGACCAATCGCGGCGCCGTCGCGGCGTAA
- the purU gene encoding formyltetrahydrofolate deformylase, translating into MAEPLILAFSCADRPGIVARVTGYLAQMGANITEAQQFDDLEQGRFFMRVAFDPGATDREDIREGFGPIAHEYGMAWSMQRRDRPRRVLLLVSKFDHCLADLLYRHRIGEIAMEIVGVVSNHPREAINTLMLGDIPFHHLPMAKGEKAAQEAQIRAIVDETRAELVVLARYMQILSDEMAGFLSGRCINIHHSFLPGFKGAKPYHQAHARGVKMIGATAHYVTADLDEGPIIHQDVEPVTHSDTPEDMVRKGRDIERRVLAEAVRLHLEDRVLLNGARTVVFRS; encoded by the coding sequence ATGGCCGAGCCGCTGATCCTCGCGTTTTCGTGTGCCGACCGCCCGGGCATCGTCGCCCGGGTGACGGGCTATCTCGCGCAGATGGGCGCCAACATCACCGAGGCGCAGCAGTTCGACGATCTGGAGCAGGGCCGCTTCTTCATGCGCGTGGCCTTCGATCCGGGCGCTACGGACCGCGAGGACATCCGCGAAGGCTTCGGTCCGATCGCGCACGAATACGGCATGGCCTGGTCGATGCAGCGCCGCGACCGGCCGCGCCGCGTCCTGCTGCTGGTCAGCAAGTTCGACCATTGCCTGGCGGACCTGCTCTATCGCCACCGCATCGGCGAGATTGCGATGGAGATCGTCGGCGTCGTCTCCAACCACCCGCGCGAGGCGATCAACACGCTGATGCTGGGGGACATTCCCTTCCATCACCTGCCGATGGCCAAGGGCGAGAAGGCCGCGCAGGAAGCGCAGATCCGCGCCATCGTCGATGAGACGCGCGCGGAACTGGTGGTGTTGGCGCGCTACATGCAGATCCTCTCTGACGAGATGGCGGGCTTCCTGTCGGGGCGCTGCATCAACATCCACCACTCGTTCCTACCGGGTTTCAAGGGCGCCAAGCCGTACCACCAGGCGCACGCGCGCGGGGTGAAGATGATCGGGGCGACCGCGCACTACGTGACGGCCGACCTCGACGAAGGGCCGATCATCCATCAGGACGTGGAGCCGGTGACGCACTCCGACACGCCCGAGGACATGGTCCGCAAGGGTCGCGACATCGAACGCCGCGTGCTGGCCGAGGCGGTGCGGCTGCATCTGGAGGACCGGGTGCTGCTGAACGGAGCGCGGACGGTGGTGTTCCGGAGCTGA
- a CDS encoding dienelactone hydrolase family protein, whose protein sequence is MCDDYTADDFSRLDRRAFSVLGAGLALTGCGAVAAESGGELTERMVSITTADGVCDAFFVHPGHKAGGGKHPGIVMWPDIAGLRDAKKIMARNLAAQGYAVLVVNPYYRSGPAPVMKSFAEYRTPEGQAKVGPMRAMLTPEAITRDATAYVAFLDGQDAVDTKRGIGSNGYCMGGPFTVRTAAAVPGRVKAAVSLHGAGLVTEAPDSPHRVLGKTKASYIFAIARNDDAKQPEVKTELRKAADAAKRPAEVEVYAADHGWCVPDSPAYDPGEADGAWKAMVAVFAKL, encoded by the coding sequence ATGTGTGACGACTATACCGCCGACGACTTCAGCCGCTTGGACCGCCGCGCGTTCTCGGTGCTGGGTGCCGGACTTGCGCTGACCGGGTGCGGAGCGGTGGCGGCGGAGAGCGGCGGCGAACTGACCGAGCGCATGGTTTCGATCACCACGGCGGACGGCGTGTGCGATGCGTTCTTCGTCCATCCGGGCCATAAAGCGGGTGGGGGCAAGCATCCCGGCATCGTGATGTGGCCTGACATTGCGGGCCTGCGTGATGCCAAGAAGATCATGGCCCGCAATCTCGCCGCGCAGGGCTATGCGGTCCTGGTGGTCAACCCGTACTATCGCTCCGGCCCAGCGCCGGTGATGAAGAGCTTCGCCGAGTACCGTACGCCCGAAGGTCAGGCGAAAGTCGGCCCGATGCGCGCGATGCTCACGCCCGAGGCGATCACGCGCGATGCGACGGCCTACGTGGCGTTCCTCGACGGACAGGACGCGGTGGACACCAAGCGCGGGATCGGCAGCAACGGCTACTGCATGGGCGGGCCGTTCACCGTGCGCACGGCGGCGGCGGTGCCGGGGCGGGTGAAGGCGGCGGTGTCGCTTCACGGCGCGGGGCTGGTGACCGAGGCGCCGGACAGTCCGCACCGGGTTCTGGGCAAGACGAAGGCGAGCTACATCTTCGCCATCGCCCGCAACGACGACGCCAAGCAGCCCGAGGTCAAGACCGAACTGCGCAAGGCCGCCGATGCGGCGAAGCGTCCGGCTGAGGTGGAAGTCTACGCCGCCGACCACGGCTGGTGCGTGCCGGATTCCCCCGCCTACGATCCGGGCGAGGCGGACGGGGCGTGGAAGGCGATGGTGGCGGTTTTCGCGAAGTTGTAG
- a CDS encoding SPFH domain-containing protein, which produces MSDSHLPINASRESIASTRSGYLMLIVFLALLVAIVFCVVTLAGGDPGPGTVLGFLAFILPAVIMNVLILSGFYMIQPNQAAAITLFGSYKGTDRTPGLRWVWPWMGKTKISARANNVVSEKLKVNDLRGNPIEIATNVVWRVADTAQALYDVDDYKAFVNVQIEAAVRSIGSRYAYDDVEDAEITLRGSHEQVNAELRTELIARLQVAGITVDECGLTHLAYAPEIAGAMLRRQQAEAVIGARRKLVEGAVSMVEMALAQLSEKNVVELDDERRAAMVSNLMVVLCGERDTQPVVNTGTLYS; this is translated from the coding sequence ATGTCCGATTCGCATCTGCCCATCAACGCCAGCCGGGAGAGCATCGCCTCGACCCGGAGCGGCTACCTGATGCTCATAGTGTTCCTGGCGCTGCTCGTGGCGATCGTGTTCTGCGTCGTCACGCTGGCCGGCGGCGATCCGGGACCGGGCACGGTGCTGGGCTTCCTCGCCTTCATCCTCCCGGCGGTGATCATGAACGTTCTGATCCTCAGCGGCTTCTACATGATCCAGCCCAACCAGGCCGCCGCGATCACGCTGTTCGGCAGCTACAAGGGCACCGATCGCACCCCCGGCCTGCGCTGGGTCTGGCCGTGGATGGGCAAGACGAAAATCTCGGCCCGCGCCAACAACGTTGTCTCGGAAAAGCTCAAGGTGAACGACCTTCGCGGCAACCCGATCGAGATCGCCACCAACGTCGTCTGGCGCGTCGCCGACACCGCCCAGGCGCTCTACGACGTGGATGACTACAAGGCCTTCGTGAACGTCCAGATCGAGGCCGCCGTGCGCTCGATCGGATCGCGCTACGCCTATGACGACGTCGAGGATGCCGAGATCACCCTGCGTGGCAGCCACGAGCAGGTGAATGCCGAACTGCGCACCGAACTGATCGCCCGCCTGCAGGTGGCGGGCATCACGGTGGACGAGTGCGGCCTCACTCACCTCGCCTACGCGCCAGAGATCGCCGGGGCCATGCTGCGCCGCCAGCAGGCCGAGGCCGTCATCGGCGCGCGGCGCAAGCTGGTGGAGGGCGCGGTGTCGATGGTCGAGATGGCGCTGGCGCAGCTCTCGGAAAAGAACGTGGTCGAACTCGACGACGAGCGCCGCGCGGCGATGGTTTCGAACCTGATGGTCGTGCTCTGCGGCGAGCGGGATACCCAGCCCGTCGTCAACACCGGCACGCTCTACTCGTAA
- a CDS encoding YdcH family protein, whose product MTERMFRLLELHQKLDAAIRRMKTGRHKDPLEVARLMKRKTRLRDRMARLLPPARALASL is encoded by the coding sequence ATGACCGAACGCATGTTCCGCCTGCTAGAGCTGCACCAGAAGCTCGACGCCGCGATCCGCCGCATGAAGACAGGCCGCCACAAGGACCCGCTGGAGGTCGCCCGGCTGATGAAACGGAAAACCAGGCTCAGGGACAGGATGGCGCGGCTGCTGCCGCCCGCGCGCGCACTCGCCAGCCTGTAA
- a CDS encoding TerC family protein, with the protein MEFLFADWLGTPAWFWLSFAAVVLLLTAFDLGVLHKDDKEMGIAESLKLSVFYIGIAMIFGAWIWWAKGSAPAIDYYTGYFIEKALSIDNVFVISMIFGYFAIHPKYQYRALLWGILAVIVLRGAMIAGGAALVAHAHWVMYLFAAFLIFTGIKMLFTSDQDPDIGNNAAIRWISRHMRVTKQHHAEHFFVKEANAKGHLVWAATPLFLALVVINLADLVFAIDSVPAIFSITTDTFIVYTSNIMAILGLRALYFALAAMVHRFHYLKYALALVLVFIGGKILIADFALGGAKFPPLASLGITLALIAGGVGWSLWKTRGEETAQLPN; encoded by the coding sequence ATGGAATTTCTCTTCGCCGACTGGCTGGGTACGCCCGCCTGGTTCTGGCTTTCGTTCGCGGCCGTCGTGCTGCTGCTCACCGCCTTCGACCTCGGCGTCCTGCACAAGGACGACAAGGAGATGGGCATCGCCGAATCGCTGAAACTGTCGGTGTTCTACATCGGCATCGCCATGATCTTCGGCGCGTGGATCTGGTGGGCCAAGGGCTCCGCACCGGCGATCGACTATTACACCGGCTACTTCATCGAGAAGGCGCTTTCGATCGACAACGTCTTCGTCATATCGATGATCTTCGGCTACTTCGCGATCCACCCCAAGTACCAGTATCGCGCGCTGCTGTGGGGCATCCTTGCCGTCATCGTGCTGCGAGGGGCTATGATCGCGGGCGGCGCGGCGCTGGTCGCCCATGCCCACTGGGTCATGTACCTGTTCGCCGCCTTCCTGATCTTCACCGGGATCAAGATGCTGTTCACCAGCGACCAGGACCCGGACATCGGCAACAACGCCGCGATCCGCTGGATCTCGCGCCACATGCGCGTGACCAAGCAGCACCACGCCGAGCACTTCTTCGTGAAGGAGGCCAACGCGAAGGGCCACCTCGTCTGGGCAGCGACGCCGCTGTTCCTGGCGCTGGTGGTGATCAACCTGGCCGACCTGGTCTTCGCGATCGATTCGGTGCCGGCGATCTTCTCGATCACGACCGATACCTTCATCGTCTACACCTCGAACATCATGGCGATCCTGGGCCTGCGCGCGCTCTACTTCGCGCTGGCGGCGATGGTGCATCGTTTCCACTACCTGAAGTATGCGCTGGCGCTGGTGCTGGTGTTCATCGGCGGCAAGATCCTGATCGCCGACTTCGCGCTGGGCGGCGCGAAGTTCCCGCCGCTCGCGAGCCTCGGCATCACGCTGGCGCTGATCGCGGGTGGGGTGGGCTGGTCGCTCTGGAAGACAAGAGGGGAAGAGACGGCGCAGTTGCCGAATTGA
- a CDS encoding DMT family transporter, which translates to MSTAPALSVPEVRPGHDWTARHLLALLAANVALALGAWLVRLADTGPVAAGFWRLTLALPVLVLLAGREPAVQRRMSPGVIALVMAAGVFFALDLAAWHFGIVRTKVGNASLFGNSGSLIVMVWGLATARRAPRVLEVSAILAALAGAGLLMGGSLEISRTNLVGDLFCLLGGAFYAVYLIMLNGVRQGRGQYSLLAVSTAASVPVMLLAAVLLGEVIMPRDWTPLVALALSSQLIGQGFLIYSLRHFTPLVIGLALMAQPALAATVGWLAFGETLGTIDVVGMVLLAVALAMARAADKPAKD; encoded by the coding sequence ATGAGCACTGCTCCCGCCCTGTCCGTCCCCGAAGTCCGACCCGGCCATGACTGGACCGCGCGCCATCTCCTCGCGCTGCTGGCCGCCAACGTCGCGCTGGCGCTGGGGGCATGGCTGGTGCGGCTTGCCGATACCGGGCCGGTCGCCGCCGGGTTCTGGCGCCTGACCCTCGCGCTGCCGGTGCTCGTGCTGCTCGCCGGACGTGAGCCTGCGGTGCAGCGCAGGATGTCGCCGGGGGTGATCGCGCTGGTCATGGCGGCGGGGGTGTTCTTTGCCCTGGACCTGGCCGCCTGGCATTTCGGCATCGTGCGGACAAAGGTGGGCAATGCCTCGCTGTTCGGCAATTCGGGCAGTCTGATCGTGATGGTCTGGGGTCTTGCCACCGCCCGGCGCGCGCCGCGCGTGCTGGAAGTCAGCGCCATCCTCGCCGCGCTGGCGGGAGCGGGCTTGCTGATGGGCGGATCGCTGGAGATCAGCCGCACGAACCTCGTCGGAGACTTGTTCTGCCTGCTCGGCGGAGCCTTCTACGCGGTCTATCTCATCATGCTGAACGGCGTGCGGCAGGGCAGGGGGCAATATTCGCTGCTCGCCGTCTCGACCGCCGCGAGCGTGCCGGTGATGCTGCTCGCCGCGGTGCTGCTGGGCGAAGTCATCATGCCGCGCGACTGGACGCCGCTGGTCGCGCTCGCGCTGTCGAGCCAGCTGATCGGGCAGGGTTTCCTGATCTACTCGCTGCGCCATTTCACACCGCTGGTGATCGGCCTCGCGTTGATGGCGCAGCCGGCGCTGGCGGCCACTGTCGGCTGGCTCGCCTTCGGAGAGACGCTGGGCACGATCGACGTGGTCGGCATGGTGCTGCTCGCCGTGGCGCTGGCGATGGCGCGCGCCGCAGACAAGCCCGCGAAGGATTGA
- a CDS encoding pseudouridine synthase, with protein sequence MPRLILLNKPFDVLPQFTDLKSPSPRATLSDFVKVSGVYPAGRLDRDSEGLLLLTDDGRLQARISNPRYKTPKTYLVQVEGEPDEAAIQTLCKGVTLNDGPTLPADARRIDTPDLWPRNPPVRFRKTVPDCWIELTLREGRNRQVRRMTAAVGHPTLRLVRWRIGDWTLDGIAPGEWREVAV encoded by the coding sequence ATGCCCCGCCTGATCCTGCTCAACAAGCCGTTCGACGTGCTGCCGCAGTTCACCGACCTCAAGTCTCCCAGCCCGCGCGCGACGCTGTCGGACTTCGTGAAGGTGTCGGGCGTCTACCCCGCCGGGCGACTCGACCGCGACAGCGAGGGGTTGCTGCTGCTGACCGACGACGGCCGCCTGCAGGCGCGCATCTCGAACCCGCGCTACAAGACGCCCAAGACCTATCTCGTGCAAGTCGAGGGAGAGCCGGACGAGGCCGCGATCCAAACGCTGTGCAAGGGTGTCACGCTGAACGATGGCCCGACGCTGCCCGCTGATGCCCGCCGCATCGACACGCCCGACCTGTGGCCGCGCAATCCGCCGGTGCGCTTCCGCAAGACCGTGCCGGACTGCTGGATCGAACTGACCTTGCGCGAAGGCCGTAACCGGCAGGTCCGCCGCATGACCGCCGCCGTCGGCCACCCGACCCTGCGCCTCGTGCGCTGGCGCATTGGCGACTGGACCCTCGATGGCATCGCGCCGGGCGAGTGGCGCGAAGTGGCGGTCTGA
- the trxC gene encoding thioredoxin TrxC, producing MSDNRIVVCPRCTTSNRVPVERLGAGGTCGKCRAALFAGAPVTLTTANFDAHAGRSDLPLLVDFWAAWCGPCRQMAPAFAAAAAQLEPEMRLGKLDTEAEGAIAGHYGIQSIPTLVLIHKGREIARKSGAMPPGAIVAWARAAAAG from the coding sequence ATGTCCGATAACAGAATCGTCGTTTGTCCCCGCTGCACGACGTCTAACCGGGTGCCGGTCGAACGGCTGGGCGCCGGCGGCACATGCGGCAAGTGCAGGGCGGCCCTCTTCGCCGGGGCGCCGGTCACCCTGACCACAGCGAATTTCGATGCTCATGCGGGGCGCAGCGACCTGCCGCTGCTGGTCGATTTCTGGGCCGCGTGGTGCGGTCCCTGCCGCCAGATGGCTCCGGCCTTCGCGGCGGCGGCGGCGCAGCTGGAGCCCGAGATGCGCCTCGGCAAGCTCGACACCGAGGCGGAAGGGGCGATCGCCGGGCACTACGGCATCCAGTCCATCCCGACCCTCGTTCTGATCCACAAGGGCCGGGAGATCGCGCGCAAGTCCGGTGCGATGCCGCCCGGCGCGATCGTCGCCTGGGCACGGGCCGCGGCGGCTGGGTAA
- a CDS encoding BrnT family toxin gives MRIFEDTRHEVLPSFRLVYGEDRYKAVGLVDGKLFTVVYVLRDDRVRLISVRRSNAGEQRDYDRNSG, from the coding sequence ATGCGGATTTTCGAGGATACGCGGCATGAGGTCTTACCTTCGTTTCGCTTGGTCTATGGCGAAGATCGCTACAAGGCGGTGGGCTTGGTGGACGGTAAGTTGTTCACGGTCGTGTACGTCTTGAGAGACGATCGGGTCAGGCTGATATCTGTTCGACGGAGCAATGCTGGTGAACAAAGAGACTACGATCGCAATTCCGGCTGA
- a CDS encoding helix-turn-helix domain-containing protein, whose protein sequence is MNKETTIAIPADPNDPEDFDVSVAGLERAHIGRRFRILRHRLGLDQAQFSAAYGIPLANLRQYELARHMPPPAVRAYLTVIEAEPEMVRKVMAQAAGVPA, encoded by the coding sequence GTGAACAAAGAGACTACGATCGCAATTCCGGCTGACCCCAACGATCCCGAGGATTTTGACGTAAGCGTGGCCGGGCTGGAACGCGCCCATATCGGACGGCGGTTTCGCATTCTGCGGCATCGCCTCGGCTTGGACCAGGCGCAGTTCTCGGCCGCCTATGGCATTCCGCTCGCCAACTTGCGCCAGTACGAACTGGCTCGCCACATGCCGCCACCCGCCGTGCGCGCCTATCTCACGGTCATCGAGGCCGAACCGGAGATGGTGCGCAAGGTCATGGCGCAGGCAGCCGGAGTGCCTGCCTAG
- the ybaL gene encoding YbaL family putative K(+) efflux transporter, with amino-acid sequence MPHHTPLIGTIVAGLVIAFFMGALAHRLRVSPIAGYLLAGVMVGPFTPGFVADAGLAQELAEIGVILLMFGVGLHFSLRDLLAVKNIAIPGALVQIAVATLLGIGIGYMMGWDLAAGFVFGLALSVASTVVLLRALQSRNLVETERGRIAVGWLIVEDLVMVLALVLLPALASGLSGGDGAASLPWVISTTLLKVAGFVALMLIVGRRVLPWALHWVVHTGSRELFRLAVLAVALGVAFGAAYAFDVSFALGAFFAGMILGETQLSRRAAEETLPLRDAFAVLFFVSVGMLFDPSVVTEQPIPLLVTVLTIVVGKSLAAWLIVRAFGYENDKALTISASLAQIGEFSFILAGLGAGLGLLPEAGRDLILAGAIISIFLNPFIFNFAVGSTGSVKKQMEEQAEQAEIEHEKKREEHVILVGYGRVGKLVAHGLRATPTAVLLIEAQSDLAREARAEGFEVVTGNAVEPDVLREAGIERANRMLIAIPEGFEAGAICEAARKLRPDLSVIARAHSDAQFAHLVEHGCDKVVLGEREIARQMLELIGASASRIAAVPDVKSA; translated from the coding sequence ATGCCTCATCACACTCCCCTGATCGGCACCATCGTCGCCGGTCTGGTGATCGCCTTCTTCATGGGGGCGCTCGCCCATCGCCTGCGGGTCTCTCCGATCGCGGGCTATCTTCTCGCCGGGGTCATGGTCGGCCCCTTCACGCCCGGCTTCGTCGCCGATGCCGGGCTCGCACAGGAACTCGCCGAGATCGGCGTGATTCTCCTCATGTTCGGCGTCGGCCTGCATTTCTCGCTGCGGGACCTGCTGGCGGTGAAGAACATCGCCATCCCCGGCGCACTCGTGCAGATCGCCGTCGCGACCCTGCTGGGCATCGGCATCGGCTACATGATGGGCTGGGACCTTGCCGCCGGCTTCGTCTTCGGCCTCGCGCTCTCGGTGGCGAGTACCGTGGTCCTGCTGCGCGCGCTGCAAAGCCGCAACCTCGTCGAGACCGAGCGCGGACGCATCGCCGTCGGCTGGCTGATCGTCGAGGATCTCGTCATGGTCCTCGCGCTGGTGCTGCTGCCTGCGCTGGCCTCGGGCCTCTCGGGAGGCGACGGCGCGGCAAGCCTGCCATGGGTGATCTCGACCACGCTCCTCAAGGTCGCGGGCTTCGTGGCGCTGATGCTGATCGTCGGGCGCCGCGTGCTGCCCTGGGCGCTGCACTGGGTGGTCCACACCGGATCGCGCGAGCTGTTCCGCCTTGCCGTCCTTGCGGTGGCTCTCGGCGTGGCGTTCGGGGCGGCCTATGCCTTCGACGTCAGCTTCGCGCTGGGTGCCTTCTTCGCAGGCATGATCCTGGGCGAAACGCAGCTCTCCCGCCGCGCCGCCGAGGAGACCCTGCCCTTGCGCGACGCTTTCGCGGTACTGTTCTTCGTTTCGGTGGGCATGCTGTTCGACCCCTCGGTGGTGACCGAGCAGCCGATCCCGCTGCTGGTCACCGTCCTGACGATCGTGGTCGGCAAGTCGCTGGCCGCCTGGCTGATCGTGCGCGCCTTCGGCTACGAGAACGACAAGGCGCTGACGATCTCCGCCAGCCTTGCGCAGATCGGCGAGTTCTCGTTCATCCTCGCCGGGCTGGGCGCCGGGCTGGGGCTGCTGCCCGAGGCCGGGCGCGACCTCATCCTGGCAGGCGCGATCATCTCGATCTTCCTCAACCCCTTCATCTTCAACTTCGCGGTCGGCAGCACCGGTTCCGTCAAGAAGCAGATGGAGGAGCAGGCCGAACAGGCGGAGATCGAGCACGAGAAAAAGCGCGAGGAGCACGTCATCCTCGTCGGCTACGGCCGCGTCGGCAAGCTGGTGGCGCACGGCCTGCGCGCCACCCCGACCGCCGTGCTGCTGATCGAAGCGCAGAGCGATCTCGCCCGCGAGGCCCGCGCCGAAGGCTTCGAAGTCGTCACCGGCAACGCGGTGGAGCCCGATGTCCTGAGGGAAGCGGGCATCGAGCGCGCCAACCGCATGCTCATCGCCATCCCCGAAGGCTTCGAGGCGGGCGCGATCTGCGAGGCCGCCCGCAAGCTGCGCCCCGACCTCTCGGTGATCGCCCGCGCCCACTCGGACGCGCAGTTCGCGCATCTGGTGGAGCACGGCTGCGACAAGGTGGTGCTGGGCGAGCGGGAGATCGCACGGCAGATGCTCGAACTGATCGGCGCCAGCGCCAGCCGCATCGCCGCCGTACCGGACGTGAAGTCGGCATGA